From the genome of Metarhizium brunneum chromosome 4, complete sequence, one region includes:
- a CDS encoding mitochondrial 54S ribosomal protein uL30m, which yields MSFFRITLHRSAIGLPERTRGVLAALGLRKRMQTVFHPVEPQFAGMIFKVKELVKVEEVREKLTAGEVRRARTPDAGFYVERAVRRM from the coding sequence aTGTCCTTCTTCAGAATCACCCTCCACCGCTCGGCAATCGGGCTGCCCGAGCGGACGAGGGGCGTCCTCGCGGCGCTGGGGCTGCGCAAGCGCATGCAGACCGTCTTCCACCCCGTGGAGCCGCAGTTTGCAGGCATGATcttcaaggtcaaggagctgGTGAAGGTGGAGGAGGTGCGGGAGAAGCTGACCGCCGGGGAGgtgaggagggcgaggacgccCGACGCCGGCTTCTACGTCGAGCGGGCGGTGAGGAGGATGTGA